In Bdellovibrio bacteriovorus, a single window of DNA contains:
- a CDS encoding endonuclease/exonuclease/phosphatase family protein: protein MKNLRLIQKFILCIALLALAGCAVSFKKEKWDLPPKAADEISVMSFNVENLFDTVKTPGHNDETYLPLSAKNADPKLREACVKNNDSSYRRGECLSTDWSEEALNKKLANVAKVILGVDGKGPDALMIMEIESDVVLHKLNTEYLKEAGYITEVIIDGPDKRGINLAFLSRFPVVGKPILHPVPWKPKEEKDREWMERSRRILEVTVKAPNGDPITFMAAHFPSQANPTYWRQQIATFATDLIKSKGPDAMVVFGGDLNITHEEENNHHIFRDIFQQGGAVSHFVGCKECPGTHNYRKSWSFLDAHIYSKALLADGKGSYQMLPNTIDVIRYDDVHLSKGKYPKRWDYDKMEGVADHFPLYVRLKQRSEAKTPVKEEAPAKPAKETKKTKGKK, encoded by the coding sequence ATGAAAAATTTACGACTCATTCAAAAATTCATCCTTTGTATCGCCCTTCTAGCTCTGGCTGGATGTGCTGTTTCCTTTAAAAAAGAAAAGTGGGATCTGCCTCCAAAAGCCGCTGATGAAATCAGCGTGATGTCCTTCAACGTCGAGAACCTTTTCGACACAGTAAAAACACCGGGCCACAATGATGAAACCTATTTACCATTGAGTGCGAAAAACGCAGACCCTAAGCTGCGCGAAGCTTGTGTCAAAAATAATGACAGTAGCTACCGCCGTGGCGAGTGCCTCAGCACTGATTGGAGCGAAGAGGCTTTGAATAAGAAACTTGCTAACGTTGCTAAAGTTATTTTAGGCGTTGATGGCAAAGGACCGGATGCTTTGATGATCATGGAAATCGAAAGCGATGTGGTTCTTCATAAATTGAATACAGAGTATTTGAAAGAGGCTGGCTATATCACAGAAGTGATTATTGATGGCCCGGATAAGCGTGGCATCAACTTGGCGTTCTTATCTCGCTTCCCTGTTGTTGGAAAGCCCATCCTGCACCCGGTCCCTTGGAAACCGAAAGAAGAGAAAGACCGCGAGTGGATGGAGCGTTCTCGTCGCATCTTAGAAGTGACGGTGAAAGCTCCAAATGGCGATCCTATCACATTTATGGCGGCGCACTTCCCGTCTCAGGCGAATCCTACTTACTGGCGCCAACAGATTGCGACTTTCGCCACGGACCTTATCAAATCAAAAGGCCCTGATGCCATGGTGGTATTCGGTGGTGACTTAAATATCACGCATGAGGAAGAAAATAACCATCACATCTTCCGCGATATCTTCCAACAAGGTGGCGCCGTTTCTCACTTTGTCGGCTGCAAAGAGTGCCCGGGAACTCACAACTACCGTAAATCTTGGTCTTTCCTTGATGCACACATTTACAGCAAAGCCTTGCTAGCAGACGGCAAAGGCAGTTACCAAATGCTGCCAAACACGATCGATGTGATTCGTTACGATGATGTTCACTTGTCTAAAGGGAAATATCCTAAGCGTTGGGACTATGACAAAATGGAAGGCGTTGCCGACCACTTCCCACTGTATGTGCGTTTGAAGCAGAGAAGTGAAGCAAAGACGCCGGTAAAAGAAGAAGCTCCTGCAAAACCTGCGAAGGAAACAAAGAAAACCAAGGGTAAGAAGTAG